Proteins from one Salinispora arenicola genomic window:
- a CDS encoding YraN family protein: MSRRNQAVGAYGERCALQHLITAGMRPVERNWRCPHGEIDIIAWDGPVLAICEVKTRRTDTFGAPAAAVTGPKARRLRVLAAQWLAETGTRADEVRFDVLSVRVTAAGPPRIEHLKGAF; encoded by the coding sequence ATGAGCAGACGCAACCAGGCGGTGGGTGCATACGGGGAACGCTGCGCTCTCCAGCACCTGATCACGGCAGGCATGCGGCCGGTGGAACGCAACTGGCGCTGTCCGCACGGCGAGATCGACATCATCGCCTGGGACGGCCCGGTCCTTGCCATCTGCGAGGTCAAGACCCGACGCACAGACACGTTCGGCGCCCCCGCCGCAGCCGTGACCGGCCCCAAGGCCCGCCGGCTACGGGTCCTCGCCGCCCAATGGCTCGCCGAGACCGGCACCCGGGCCGACGAAGTGCGCTTCGACGTGCTCTCCGTCCGCGTCACCGCCGCCGGCCCACCCCGCATCGAACACCTGAAGGGAGCCTTCTGA
- a CDS encoding YifB family Mg chelatase-like AAA ATPase, with amino-acid sequence MSYARVRCVGLVGVTGHVVQVEADLAPGLPTVAITGLPDTALHEARDRVRAAVVNSGRVWPNRRITINLLPATLPKQGSGFDLAIAVAVLGSAGELPLAPLDQVVLLGELGLDGTVRPVRGALPMVAAVARTGHHRVIVPFGNATEAGMIPGVRIHAVRTLRQLADFLTDGIPLPDPPEAAPASCTPTPDLADLAGQGLGRRALEVAAAGGHHLALLGPPGAGKSMLAERLPSVLPELPDDAAMEVTSLHSIAGLLPPEGQLIRRPPFQAPHHTATVSALIGGGTGLARPGAVSLAHRGVLLLDEAPEFNRNVLDALRQPLEHGRVRLARSRGTAEYPARIQLVLAANPCPCAKPSGDVSCDCTPLARRRYLGRLSGPLLDRVDIQVTVRRVRAAELTEEFAGGEPSAVVAARVATARAAAVERWSGLGRRSNAEMPGPVLRRPPWRLPGTDIRELRARLDRGSLSARGFDRVLRLAWTIADLDGRERPDAEDIREAIGLRTGEAL; translated from the coding sequence ATGAGCTACGCCCGGGTCCGCTGCGTCGGCCTGGTCGGTGTCACCGGGCACGTGGTGCAGGTCGAAGCCGACCTCGCCCCCGGTCTGCCCACTGTGGCGATCACCGGCCTACCGGACACCGCGTTGCACGAGGCACGCGACCGCGTCCGAGCCGCGGTGGTCAACTCCGGTCGGGTCTGGCCCAATCGCCGCATCACCATCAACCTGCTCCCGGCCACCCTGCCCAAGCAGGGCTCTGGCTTCGATCTCGCGATCGCCGTCGCGGTACTGGGCAGCGCCGGGGAGCTGCCGTTGGCACCCCTGGACCAGGTGGTACTTCTCGGTGAGCTGGGCCTGGACGGCACCGTCCGCCCCGTCCGCGGGGCCCTGCCCATGGTCGCCGCGGTTGCCCGCACCGGCCACCATAGGGTGATCGTCCCCTTCGGCAACGCCACCGAGGCAGGCATGATCCCCGGCGTCCGGATCCACGCCGTCCGCACCCTCCGCCAGTTGGCCGACTTCCTCACCGACGGCATCCCCCTGCCCGACCCGCCCGAGGCCGCTCCAGCGAGCTGCACCCCCACGCCCGACCTGGCCGACCTCGCCGGGCAGGGCCTCGGCCGCCGCGCCCTGGAGGTAGCCGCCGCCGGGGGACACCACCTCGCTCTCCTGGGCCCACCCGGCGCCGGCAAGAGCATGCTCGCCGAAAGGCTCCCGTCGGTGCTGCCCGAGCTGCCCGACGACGCGGCGATGGAGGTGACCTCGCTGCACTCGATCGCCGGCCTGCTGCCGCCCGAGGGGCAGCTGATCCGACGGCCACCGTTCCAGGCGCCACATCACACCGCCACCGTTTCGGCATTGATCGGCGGTGGCACCGGCCTCGCTCGCCCCGGCGCGGTATCGCTGGCTCACCGTGGCGTTCTCCTCCTCGACGAGGCTCCCGAGTTCAATCGGAACGTCCTCGACGCCCTACGGCAACCGCTCGAACACGGCCGGGTCCGGTTGGCCCGGTCCCGGGGCACCGCCGAATACCCGGCCCGGATACAGCTCGTCCTGGCCGCCAACCCCTGCCCCTGCGCCAAGCCGTCCGGGGATGTCTCCTGCGACTGCACCCCGCTTGCCCGACGCCGCTACCTCGGTCGCCTCTCCGGTCCGCTGCTGGATCGGGTCGACATTCAGGTGACCGTACGCCGGGTACGCGCCGCCGAGCTGACGGAGGAGTTCGCCGGTGGCGAGCCGTCGGCGGTGGTCGCCGCCCGGGTCGCCACGGCCCGTGCCGCAGCGGTCGAGCGCTGGTCGGGCCTCGGCCGGCGGAGCAACGCCGAAATGCCCGGTCCAGTGCTGCGGCGGCCACCCTGGCGCCTACCAGGCACCGACATCCGGGAGCTACGTGCCCGGCTCGACCGTGGATCACTCTCAGCTCGGGGTTTCGACCGAGTCCTCAGATTGGCGTGGACGATCGCTGATCTGGACGGCCGGGAACGCCCTGACGCCGAGGACATCCGGGAGGCGATCGGTCTGCGTACCGGGGAGGCGCTGTGA
- a CDS encoding DNA-processing protein DprA, with protein sequence MTTSRGASRGSGATARQDGGGMKHAADDPPTTAALESDRLARVALTWLTEPGNRSVFELVESHGAVDALALLRDGGAPGETLRETVAARLSAGDPLAVAAQAMERADRLGARLVTPADDEWPLPVADLRRLVLTGSTRRVDRETAPPICFWVRGGQPLAETLDRSVAMVGARAATEYGVHTSTELAYGLAERGWTVVSGGAFGIDAAAHRGALTAGGLTVSVLACGLDRPYPMGNAALFDRIADTGLLVSEWMPGADPLRPRFLIRNRVIAAATRGSVLVEAAARSGATQTMHRALAIARPVMVVPGPVTSVMSIGSHELLRQYPEARLVASTAHVLEEVGRIGVDLAPLVRGPTQVRDQLDDESTTVLEALPRRGVRGVDDVAARSGVAVRTALRKLALLEELGLVIQRDDGYALSPVTPTTAPGTPVDTTAARAHRGPPVPPAAGTAAVG encoded by the coding sequence GTGACCACCTCACGCGGGGCCAGCCGGGGCTCCGGGGCAACGGCCAGGCAGGACGGCGGCGGGATGAAGCACGCGGCGGACGATCCGCCGACAACGGCGGCGCTCGAATCTGATCGCCTCGCCAGGGTGGCGTTGACCTGGCTCACCGAGCCGGGCAACCGGTCGGTCTTCGAGCTGGTAGAAAGCCACGGCGCGGTCGACGCACTGGCCCTGCTGCGGGACGGCGGCGCCCCTGGGGAGACGCTACGGGAAACCGTGGCGGCACGGTTGTCGGCCGGGGATCCGCTGGCGGTGGCGGCTCAGGCGATGGAGCGCGCCGACCGCCTCGGCGCTCGGCTGGTGACACCTGCGGACGACGAGTGGCCGCTGCCCGTGGCCGATTTGCGCCGCCTCGTCCTGACCGGGTCGACCCGCCGGGTCGACCGAGAGACCGCCCCGCCGATCTGCTTCTGGGTGCGCGGTGGTCAGCCCCTGGCCGAGACGCTGGACCGGTCCGTCGCGATGGTGGGTGCCCGGGCGGCGACCGAGTACGGGGTCCACACGAGCACCGAGTTGGCCTACGGGCTGGCCGAGCGGGGTTGGACGGTGGTCTCGGGCGGAGCGTTCGGCATCGATGCCGCCGCACACCGGGGCGCGCTCACCGCCGGCGGGCTTACCGTCTCTGTGCTCGCCTGCGGCCTGGACCGGCCGTATCCGATGGGCAACGCCGCTCTCTTCGACCGCATCGCCGACACGGGACTCCTGGTCAGCGAGTGGATGCCGGGGGCAGATCCACTACGGCCCCGGTTCCTGATCCGCAATCGGGTGATCGCCGCGGCGACCCGCGGCAGCGTGCTGGTCGAAGCCGCCGCGCGCAGCGGAGCGACGCAGACGATGCATCGTGCCCTGGCGATCGCCCGGCCGGTGATGGTGGTGCCCGGCCCGGTCACCTCCGTCATGTCCATCGGGTCGCATGAGCTGCTCCGGCAGTACCCGGAGGCCCGCCTGGTCGCATCCACCGCGCACGTGCTCGAGGAGGTGGGTCGCATCGGCGTGGACCTGGCGCCGCTGGTCCGCGGGCCCACCCAGGTACGGGACCAGCTCGACGACGAGTCCACAACGGTACTGGAGGCGCTACCCCGGCGGGGTGTGCGCGGAGTGGACGACGTCGCCGCGCGGTCCGGGGTCGCGGTTCGGACCGCATTGCGCAAGCTGGCCCTGCTCGAGGAACTGGGCCTCGTCATCCAGCGCGACGACGGTTACGCGCTCTCACCGGTGACACCGACCACGGCCCCGGGGACGCCGGTGGACACTACGGCTGCCCGCGCCCACCGGGGTCCGCCGGTGCCGCCTGCGGCGGGTACCGCAGCCGTAGGCTGA
- a CDS encoding tyrosine-type recombinase/integrase: protein MNRGGATRALHAALPPPLREAVDDFANHLSQVHNRSAHTVRAYVTDVVHLLDHAVRAGIRTPSDLSLAQVRSWLARQRTTGAARSTLARRAAAARTFSAWAHRCGWIPTDVAAPLASPRAQRELPAVLPVHQAAALLETAHHAGRGRSRQRQPPTSDARPASAADTMPGSHSSRHQTGENRTGGAGQHGVPSDANDPVQLRDLLLLELLYATGVRVSEACGLDIADVDPGRRVLRVLGKGNRERTVPYGVPAQRALDAWLRHGRPWLAGPRSANALLLGARGGRLNPTTARGVVARCAAAAGLPPTTPHGLRHATATHLLEGGADLRTVQELLGHTSLASTQIYTHVSVERLRAAYRQAHPRA from the coding sequence GTGAACCGGGGTGGGGCGACCCGTGCCCTGCACGCGGCACTTCCCCCGCCGCTGCGGGAGGCGGTTGACGACTTCGCGAACCACCTGTCCCAGGTCCACAATCGGTCAGCCCACACCGTCCGGGCCTACGTCACGGATGTGGTTCACCTGCTCGACCACGCCGTACGGGCCGGGATCCGTACCCCCTCCGACCTCTCGCTGGCACAGGTACGCAGTTGGCTGGCCCGACAGCGAACGACGGGAGCGGCCAGGTCCACCCTCGCCCGACGGGCCGCCGCAGCCCGTACCTTCAGTGCCTGGGCGCACCGGTGCGGCTGGATACCGACAGATGTGGCCGCACCACTGGCAAGTCCGCGAGCCCAGCGGGAGCTACCCGCCGTACTTCCGGTCCACCAGGCCGCCGCCCTGCTGGAGACCGCGCACCACGCGGGACGCGGTCGGTCGAGGCAGAGGCAACCACCGACGTCCGATGCGCGACCAGCCAGCGCGGCGGATACGATGCCCGGCTCCCACAGCAGCCGCCACCAGACTGGCGAGAACCGCACCGGCGGAGCCGGGCAACACGGCGTCCCGTCCGACGCCAACGACCCGGTTCAGCTACGGGACTTGCTGCTACTGGAACTCCTGTACGCGACGGGGGTCCGGGTCAGTGAGGCGTGCGGGCTGGACATCGCGGACGTGGACCCGGGCCGGCGGGTGCTGCGGGTACTCGGCAAGGGAAACCGGGAACGCACCGTGCCGTACGGTGTCCCGGCGCAGCGAGCACTCGACGCGTGGCTGCGCCATGGCCGTCCATGGCTGGCCGGGCCCCGGTCGGCGAACGCGCTGCTGCTCGGGGCCCGAGGAGGTCGACTCAACCCGACCACTGCGCGGGGAGTCGTCGCCCGCTGCGCGGCAGCCGCCGGCCTGCCCCCGACCACCCCGCACGGGCTACGGCACGCGACAGCCACCCATCTGTTGGAAGGTGGCGCGGACCTGCGGACGGTACAGGAGCTGCTCGGGCACACATCGCTGGCCAGTACCCAGATCTACACCCACGTGTCGGTCGAGCGGCTGCGGGCCGCGTACCGACAGGCCCACCCGCGCGCGTGA
- a CDS encoding IS1182 family transposase — MSLRPRADRGVPVETARVARAAFPNATFCLRMRDVLGPLFTDEAFAGLFSGRGRPAESPGMLAIVSVLQFVEGLTDAQAADAVRGRVDWKYLLGLELTDQGFDSSVLSEFRGRLVDSGCVEALLFDSVLDRLKAVDLLTAGGRARTDSTHVLGAIRSLERLELVGETLRGALEAIAATAPDWLRSVAPGDWFTRYGPRVDAYRLPKAESERLELALRVGADGVMVLERAGRADAPVFVKSLPAVDRLRAIWVQQYYRDSDGVHWRTRENHGRPPGAIAITSPYDLDARYSVKRGTGWNGYKVQICETCDGDLPHLITYVDTVPATEADIDTTARVHESLTKRGLAPAEHLADSAYVTADAILDARDRYDIELTGPVGYGNQWQSKNPDAFDTDAFAVDWDTLTAACPQGHRNTWSGAALDRHGKPRVMFTFSMTDCTPCPVRSRCTRAKTAARTITLRPREQHELLRSLRADQQTEHWRRRYAARSGIEGTISQAVRAFGLRRCRYNGLAKTRVQNILIATAVNLTRMDAWLAGKPLGRTRVSHLATLATA, encoded by the coding sequence ATGTCGTTGCGGCCGCGCGCGGATCGTGGGGTACCTGTGGAGACCGCGCGGGTGGCGCGGGCGGCGTTCCCGAACGCGACGTTTTGCTTGCGGATGCGCGACGTGCTCGGTCCGCTGTTTACCGACGAGGCGTTCGCCGGCCTGTTCTCCGGACGTGGGCGACCAGCTGAATCGCCGGGAATGCTGGCGATCGTCAGTGTTCTGCAGTTCGTCGAGGGGCTGACCGATGCGCAGGCCGCTGATGCGGTTCGTGGTCGGGTCGACTGGAAGTACCTTCTGGGACTGGAACTGACTGATCAGGGATTCGACTCGTCGGTGCTGTCGGAGTTTCGGGGTCGTCTGGTCGATTCCGGCTGTGTAGAGGCGCTGCTGTTCGACTCGGTGCTCGACCGGCTCAAGGCAGTGGACCTGCTCACTGCGGGTGGACGAGCACGTACCGACTCGACCCATGTGCTTGGCGCGATCCGCAGCCTGGAACGCCTCGAGCTAGTCGGTGAGACGCTACGCGGGGCGCTGGAGGCCATCGCCGCAACCGCCCCGGACTGGCTGCGCTCCGTAGCACCCGGCGACTGGTTCACCCGTTACGGTCCGCGGGTTGACGCCTACCGGCTACCCAAGGCCGAATCCGAACGTCTCGAACTCGCCCTGCGCGTCGGCGCCGATGGTGTCATGGTGCTGGAACGGGCAGGGCGTGCCGACGCGCCGGTGTTCGTCAAGTCGCTACCGGCGGTGGACAGGCTGCGGGCGATCTGGGTCCAGCAGTACTACCGCGACTCTGACGGCGTGCACTGGCGCACGCGCGAAAACCATGGCCGTCCACCCGGCGCGATCGCGATCACCTCACCGTATGACCTCGACGCACGCTACAGCGTCAAACGGGGCACCGGCTGGAACGGTTACAAGGTCCAGATCTGTGAGACCTGCGACGGTGACCTCCCGCACTTGATCACCTACGTGGACACCGTGCCGGCCACCGAGGCCGACATCGACACCACCGCACGCGTGCATGAGTCCCTGACCAAGCGCGGTCTGGCCCCGGCCGAGCACTTGGCCGACTCCGCCTACGTCACCGCCGACGCGATCCTCGACGCGCGGGATCGATACGACATCGAGTTGACCGGTCCGGTCGGCTACGGAAACCAGTGGCAGAGCAAGAACCCCGACGCCTTCGACACCGACGCGTTCGCCGTCGACTGGGACACTCTGACCGCCGCCTGCCCACAGGGACACCGCAACACCTGGTCAGGCGCTGCGCTCGACCGGCACGGCAAACCCCGCGTGATGTTCACCTTCAGCATGACCGACTGCACACCCTGCCCGGTGCGCTCCCGCTGCACACGCGCCAAGACCGCCGCCCGCACCATCACCCTGCGACCCCGCGAGCAGCATGAACTACTCCGTTCGCTGCGTGCAGACCAGCAAACCGAGCACTGGCGCAGACGCTACGCGGCCAGATCAGGTATCGAGGGCACGATCTCCCAAGCCGTACGCGCCTTCGGTCTACGAAGATGCCGCTACAACGGACTCGCCAAAACCCGCGTGCAGAACATCCTCATCGCCACCGCGGTCAACCTCACCCGCATGGACGCCTGGCTGGCCGGCAAACCGCTGGGCCGCACCCGCGTGTCCCACCTGGCCACACTCGCCACCGCATAA
- a CDS encoding nucleoside hydrolase: MSMGLTTGARNGMSTAPPDIDDSYALALALAHGIDVRGVVVTMGNSMVKPTVVTAQETVAALGADVPVVQGAEVWLPVEAQQTTSGDDLTGTCVNDGVRFMAHELRQTGGLTIMAIGPLTDVACLAMNFPAEAALINRIVALVGSKPATVFEIFGTPLVDFNYIMDPRAEQIILEETTIPFTAITFDLSSLAPIPIPELEGLASSADPTARFFGQASMPRLDYLKESDFGPAYPIFDAAAAWHLIRPEDQVCQKAGYRLATGSPATAQAGETDIHDWFSPEFTDTRQVVSCTGFTSPEAAARYQQAILQAVGGGSVATTEPSGRVGDSSAELYGER, from the coding sequence ATGTCGATGGGCTTGACCACGGGCGCTCGCAACGGCATGTCCACCGCGCCTCCTGACATTGACGACTCGTATGCCCTCGCCCTGGCCCTCGCCCACGGAATCGATGTGCGAGGTGTGGTGGTGACCATGGGTAACTCGATGGTCAAACCCACGGTCGTCACCGCTCAGGAAACGGTAGCCGCCCTCGGCGCCGACGTGCCCGTGGTCCAAGGGGCGGAGGTCTGGTTGCCGGTGGAAGCCCAGCAGACGACGAGCGGAGACGATCTGACCGGTACCTGTGTCAACGATGGTGTCAGGTTCATGGCCCACGAGCTGCGACAGACCGGTGGATTGACAATCATGGCAATCGGTCCGCTGACCGATGTGGCATGCCTTGCTATGAACTTCCCAGCCGAGGCGGCCCTCATCAACCGGATTGTCGCTCTTGTTGGAAGTAAACCGGCGACAGTTTTCGAGATTTTCGGAACCCCGCTGGTCGACTTCAACTACATCATGGATCCGCGCGCCGAGCAGATCATACTGGAGGAGACGACGATCCCCTTCACGGCGATAACCTTCGACCTTTCGTCGCTGGCCCCGATCCCGATCCCGGAGTTGGAGGGACTGGCCAGTAGTGCGGATCCAACCGCGCGCTTCTTCGGTCAGGCCTCGATGCCGCGCCTGGACTATTTGAAGGAAAGTGACTTCGGTCCCGCGTACCCGATCTTCGACGCGGCCGCCGCATGGCATCTGATTCGACCAGAGGACCAGGTGTGTCAGAAGGCGGGCTATCGGCTGGCGACCGGTTCGCCGGCCACGGCGCAGGCCGGAGAAACAGATATCCATGACTGGTTCTCACCCGAGTTCACCGACACCCGGCAGGTCGTCTCGTGTACGGGTTTCACCAGTCCGGAAGCGGCCGCCCGCTACCAGCAGGCGATTCTTCAGGCCGTTGGCGGCGGCTCGGTAGCGACGACAGAACCGAGTGGGAGGGTAGGTGACTCCTCGGCGGAGCTGTACGGGGAAAGGTGA
- a CDS encoding dihydrofolate reductase family protein, whose protein sequence is MAGKVFFSVSMSLDGFSAPESMEGMLATPEQRDRNPRLKQWTAQWMDLQAWIFPQRFFRQNLRLGDDGEEGRDNDIVRETFERTGASIMGKRMFDLGEQAWPEEAPFHTPVFVVTHQRRDPWERPGGTTFHFVNDGIHSALGQARDVAGDRDVRISGGSATILAYLNAGLVDEFSIALSPVLFGAGTRLFDGVDASRVALEPIRSEASSRATHLSYVVHSR, encoded by the coding sequence ATGGCCGGAAAGGTGTTCTTCAGCGTGTCGATGTCGCTGGACGGCTTCAGTGCGCCCGAGTCGATGGAGGGCATGCTCGCGACGCCCGAGCAGCGAGACCGGAACCCGCGGCTGAAGCAGTGGACGGCACAGTGGATGGATCTGCAGGCGTGGATCTTCCCGCAGCGGTTCTTCCGGCAGAACCTCCGTCTGGGTGACGACGGCGAGGAAGGCCGCGACAACGACATCGTTCGGGAGACGTTCGAGCGCACCGGTGCGAGCATCATGGGCAAGCGCATGTTCGACCTCGGCGAGCAGGCATGGCCGGAGGAGGCGCCGTTCCACACCCCTGTCTTCGTCGTCACCCACCAACGGCGCGACCCCTGGGAACGGCCAGGCGGGACCACGTTCCACTTCGTCAACGACGGCATCCACAGCGCGCTGGGCCAGGCCCGCGACGTCGCCGGCGACCGGGACGTCCGTATCTCCGGCGGCAGCGCGACGATCCTGGCATACCTGAATGCTGGCCTGGTCGACGAGTTCTCGATAGCCCTCTCACCGGTGCTTTTCGGCGCCGGCACCCGCCTGTTCGACGGCGTTGACGCGTCCAGGGTGGCGTTGGAGCCGATCCGGTCGGAGGCATCGTCGCGGGCAACACACCTGAGCTACGTCGTGCACTCACGGTAG
- a CDS encoding SRPBCC family protein: MAGTGQDTRAEGATADREIVISRVVDAPPKLVFEAFTELRHLSQWWGPEGFTTTTRSFEFRTGGVWDFVMHGPDGTDYPEWISWTEIVPPERIVLLHGESHDDPNTFESTLTFAPHGAATRIVMRTVFPTQQLRDQAVKAYHAIEGGEQTLNSLASYVTQRRAGR; this comes from the coding sequence ATGGCAGGGACGGGGCAGGACACGCGGGCGGAAGGGGCGACGGCCGACCGGGAGATCGTGATCTCCCGGGTCGTCGACGCTCCGCCGAAACTGGTGTTCGAGGCGTTCACCGAGCTCCGGCACCTGTCTCAGTGGTGGGGTCCGGAGGGGTTCACCACCACCACACGGTCCTTCGAGTTCCGTACAGGTGGTGTCTGGGACTTCGTGATGCACGGGCCGGACGGGACCGACTACCCCGAGTGGATCAGCTGGACCGAGATCGTCCCGCCGGAGCGGATCGTGCTGCTGCACGGGGAGTCCCACGACGACCCGAACACATTCGAGTCAACTCTGACCTTCGCGCCACACGGCGCCGCGACCCGGATCGTGATGCGTACGGTCTTCCCCACCCAGCAACTACGCGACCAGGCCGTGAAGGCCTACCACGCGATCGAGGGCGGCGAGCAGACGCTCAACAGCCTGGCGTCATACGTCACCCAGCGGAGGGCGGGCCGTTGA
- a CDS encoding ArsR/SmtB family transcription factor, producing the protein MARAATTSDAFNAIAEPQRRDILALLRAGERPVTDLAQELGMSQPRASKHLRVLREVGLVRARGAGKQRLYGLDARGLRPVHEWVGGFERFWNESFDRLDTYVQDLKQTRQGE; encoded by the coding sequence ATGGCACGAGCAGCGACGACGTCGGACGCGTTCAACGCGATTGCCGAGCCGCAGCGCCGCGACATCCTGGCACTGCTGCGAGCGGGTGAGCGGCCGGTGACCGACCTGGCCCAGGAGTTGGGGATGAGCCAGCCACGGGCGTCCAAGCACCTACGGGTACTCCGGGAGGTGGGGCTGGTGCGGGCCCGCGGAGCGGGTAAGCAGCGCCTGTACGGCCTGGACGCCCGTGGCCTGCGGCCGGTCCACGAGTGGGTCGGCGGTTTCGAGCGGTTCTGGAACGAGAGTTTCGACCGGCTGGACACCTACGTGCAGGATCTCAAGCAGACACGGCAGGGGGAGTGA
- a CDS encoding M23 family metallopeptidase produces MEPSPILAVLLATALVAPPATPTSHMLVSAPPTAVSVLSEAVLAPPEAVPGPGGPQGGLAPVPTFRWPLPGTPSIARRFDPPPQPWLSGHRGVDLAAAPGVPVSAAGAGVVTFAGTVAGRPVVTVGHADGLRTTYEPVLSGAEVGSPVSAGALIGHLLGGHRGCAVPACLHWGLRRGDTYLDPLALLGRGPVRLLPLDGGLR; encoded by the coding sequence ATGGAGCCGTCACCAATTCTCGCCGTCCTGCTCGCCACCGCGCTGGTCGCCCCGCCTGCCACACCCACGTCACACATGCTGGTGTCCGCGCCGCCTACGGCTGTGTCCGTGCTGTCTGAGGCCGTGCTCGCGCCGCCCGAGGCCGTGCCTGGACCGGGCGGCCCGCAGGGCGGTCTCGCCCCTGTCCCGACCTTCCGGTGGCCGCTACCGGGGACGCCGTCGATCGCGCGGCGATTCGATCCACCGCCGCAGCCCTGGCTGTCCGGTCACCGTGGCGTTGATCTGGCTGCCGCACCGGGCGTCCCGGTGTCGGCGGCGGGTGCTGGTGTGGTCACCTTTGCCGGCACCGTCGCCGGTCGTCCGGTGGTCACCGTGGGGCACGCCGACGGCCTGCGGACCACGTACGAGCCGGTGCTCTCCGGTGCCGAGGTCGGTAGCCCGGTGTCGGCCGGAGCGCTGATCGGTCACCTGCTGGGTGGGCACCGGGGATGTGCGGTCCCGGCATGCCTGCACTGGGGCCTGCGTCGGGGCGACACCTACCTCGACCCGTTGGCGCTGCTCGGTCGGGGGCCGGTGCGGCTCCTGCCACTCGATGGTGGGCTCCGGTAG
- a CDS encoding DUF2469 domain-containing protein: MSAEDLEKYETEMELQLYREYRDIVRQFSYVVETERRFYLANQVDLHVRNSDGEVYFEVEMHDAWVWDMYRPARFVKNVRVMTFKDVNVEELEKPDISLPADSGFGG; this comes from the coding sequence ATGAGCGCGGAAGATCTCGAGAAGTACGAAACTGAGATGGAGCTGCAGCTCTACCGGGAGTACCGCGACATCGTCCGCCAGTTTTCCTACGTGGTGGAGACCGAGCGCCGGTTCTATCTGGCGAACCAGGTCGATCTACACGTACGTAACTCGGACGGCGAGGTCTACTTCGAGGTCGAGATGCACGACGCCTGGGTGTGGGACATGTACCGCCCTGCCCGGTTCGTCAAGAACGTACGAGTGATGACGTTCAAGGATGTCAACGTGGAGGAGTTGGAGAAGCCGGACATCTCGCTGCCCGCCGATTCCGGGTTCGGCGGCTGA
- a CDS encoding ribonuclease HII, translating to MLTPPRTVVRRDGGLYALERALQRRGFRHVAGADEAGRGACAGPLVAAAAVLPEGRRGEIDGLADSKLLTPASRERVYAEVVTRALAYAVVVIPAAEVDLRGLHVCNLAAMRRALASLATAPEYVLTDGFGVDGLDVPGLAVWKGDRVAACVAAASVLAKVTRDRIMVELDTTFPGYGFAEHKGYITAEHSAALRERGPCPEHRFSYVNVATVSGRRGAPPRARRPLVVGLDEPMERSGAVEGTVGVALGERPWAAVSVGNDVAMEGGM from the coding sequence GTGCTGACGCCACCGCGTACCGTCGTCCGCCGTGACGGCGGGCTGTACGCGCTGGAACGCGCCCTGCAACGACGGGGATTTCGGCACGTTGCCGGCGCCGACGAGGCCGGCAGGGGTGCGTGCGCCGGTCCCCTGGTGGCCGCCGCCGCCGTCCTACCCGAAGGGCGACGCGGGGAGATCGACGGCCTCGCCGACTCCAAGTTGCTCACCCCAGCTAGCCGGGAGCGGGTGTACGCGGAGGTCGTCACCCGGGCGTTGGCGTACGCGGTGGTGGTGATCCCGGCAGCGGAGGTGGACCTGCGCGGACTGCACGTGTGCAACCTGGCCGCGATGCGGCGTGCGCTGGCGTCGCTGGCCACTGCACCTGAGTACGTGCTCACCGACGGCTTCGGGGTGGACGGCCTGGACGTGCCCGGGTTGGCGGTGTGGAAGGGCGATCGGGTGGCGGCCTGCGTGGCGGCTGCCAGCGTGCTGGCGAAGGTCACCCGGGATCGGATCATGGTCGAACTGGACACCACGTTTCCCGGTTATGGGTTTGCGGAGCACAAGGGTTACATCACCGCCGAGCACTCGGCGGCGCTGCGGGAACGCGGGCCGTGCCCGGAGCATCGGTTCTCATACGTCAATGTCGCTACCGTTTCCGGTCGGCGCGGGGCCCCGCCCCGGGCGCGTCGACCACTGGTCGTTGGGCTCGACGAGCCGATGGAACGCAGCGGGGCGGTAGAGGGTACCGTCGGCGTGGCGTTGGGGGAGCGGCCCTGGGCTGCGGTGTCGGTGGGGAATGATGTGGCCATGGAAGGCGGGATGTGA